A genome region from Erigeron canadensis isolate Cc75 chromosome 3, C_canadensis_v1, whole genome shotgun sequence includes the following:
- the LOC122591639 gene encoding uncharacterized protein LOC122591639 has product MREIYGARYLRRPTPSDLQRIYDVHEQVVGFPGMIGSIDCMHWPWEMCPAAWRGTYTSGHVGRPSLILQAVASNDLWIWNVYFGQQGSHNDINVFESSPILEEIINGLAPTAPFWANGNFYEKGYYLGDDIYPEYATFVKTFSDPIDEKRRHFKKKQESARKGIERAFGVLKKRWKDENKAVCQDYNAQEPSLNPDYWRRITPMEVRIQNLHAVKNRETHNMLTADLVDHLWANTPHDF; this is encoded by the exons ATGCGGGAAATTTATGGAGCAAGATATCTACGGAGACCGACTCCGTCCGATCTTCAGCGTATATACGATGTTCATGAACAAGTTGTTGGTTTTCCCGGTATGATCGGTAGTATAGATTGTATGCATTGGCCATGGGAGATGTGTCCAGCGGCGTGGCGAGGTACTTACACAAGCGGGCATGTGGGTAGACCGTCTTTGATCCTTCAGGCTGTAGCATCAAACGATCTATGGATTTGGAATGTGTACTTTGGACAGCAAGGTTCTCACAACGATATCAATGTGTTTGAATCATCGCCAATTCTTGAAGAAATTATAAACGGATTGGCACCCACGG CTCCGTTTTGGGCAAACGGAAACTTTTATGAGAAGGGATACTATTTGGGCGACGACATCTATCCCGAATATGCTACATTTGTGAAGACCTTTTCCGACCCGATCGATGAAAAAAGAAGACATTTTAAGAAGAAACAAGAGTCGGCACGAAAGGGTATTGAGCGGGCTTTCGGTGTGCTTAAAAAACGATGGAAG GACGAAAACAAGGCCGTATGCCAGGACTACAACGCCCAAGAACCGAGTCTCAATCCAGATTATTGGAGGCGCATAACTCCAATGGAAGTTCGTATCCAAAATCTGCATGCCGTAAAAAACCGTGAAACCCACAACATGCTAACGGCAGATTTGGTTGACCATCTTTGGGCGAACACACCACATGACTTCTAG